The following proteins are co-located in the Catenulispora sp. MAP5-51 genome:
- a CDS encoding DUF72 domain-containing protein, giving the protein MRILTGTAGWADASLIRSGWYPPGTRTAAGRLRYYASQFPLVEVDSAYYALPSAAAVAGWIDAAPDGFTMDVKAYSLLTGHRTRTATLPADLRTRVRGPWLTAQSAPAGLVTELWNRFHRTFEPLRESGLLGLALLQFPPNCRADSGGVAAVRTALRQCAPLSTAVEFRHSSWLEPEQRDRTWELLRAHNAAYVCADMTQSHPGAVPPLLAVTATKAVIRLHGHSAAWSRGGKEERYRYEYSASELTAWAERSRRLAETVEEVHIVVNTCCAGTAQRAAASLRGQLDVPNDSSASTAAAADRG; this is encoded by the coding sequence ATGCGAATCCTGACAGGCACCGCCGGGTGGGCGGACGCGAGTCTGATACGGAGCGGCTGGTACCCGCCGGGAACCAGGACCGCGGCGGGGCGGCTGCGGTACTACGCCAGCCAGTTTCCGCTCGTCGAGGTCGACAGCGCGTACTACGCTCTGCCGAGCGCGGCGGCGGTCGCCGGCTGGATCGATGCGGCGCCCGATGGTTTCACCATGGACGTCAAAGCGTACTCGCTGCTCACGGGGCACCGGACGCGCACCGCGACCCTGCCCGCCGATCTCAGGACCCGTGTTCGTGGTCCGTGGTTGACCGCTCAGTCGGCGCCGGCGGGGCTGGTCACAGAGCTCTGGAATCGGTTCCACCGGACGTTCGAGCCGTTGCGCGAATCCGGACTTCTCGGATTGGCTCTTTTGCAGTTCCCGCCGAACTGCCGAGCGGACTCCGGCGGCGTGGCCGCGGTGCGGACCGCTCTACGGCAGTGCGCACCTCTGTCGACGGCGGTGGAGTTCCGGCACAGTTCGTGGCTGGAACCGGAACAACGTGACCGGACATGGGAACTGCTTCGCGCCCACAACGCCGCCTACGTCTGCGCCGACATGACCCAGTCTCACCCCGGCGCAGTGCCCCCGCTGCTCGCGGTCACCGCGACCAAGGCGGTCATCCGTCTCCACGGCCACAGCGCCGCATGGTCCCGGGGCGGAAAGGAGGAGCGCTACCGCTACGAATACTCCGCTTCCGAACTGACAGCGTGGGCGGAGCGAAGCCGCCGACTCGCGGAGACTGTCGAGGAAGTACACATCGTGGTGAACACCTGCTGCGCGGGAACCGCACAGCGAGCCGCCGCATCCCTGCGCGGTCAGCTCGATGTCCCCAATGACTCCAGCGCCTCCACCGCCGCGGCGGCCGACCGGGGGTGA
- a CDS encoding VOC family protein: MISTTQRYPRWRQVVLDTPGTRGLAEFYRELLGFEYRPGDEPPAPGEPDPRGEDWLTLEDPRGAAAIAFQQVDKLPTTTWPQEGVAQQYHLDLDVPALADLLAQHERVLALGATLRYDRSGDPQEPLRVYADPSGHLFCIFVSGERASEPASDPASQPASRSQD; encoded by the coding sequence GTGATCAGCACTACCCAGCGGTATCCGCGGTGGCGGCAAGTCGTGCTCGACACCCCCGGCACGCGTGGGCTGGCGGAGTTCTACCGAGAACTGCTCGGCTTCGAGTACCGCCCTGGCGATGAGCCGCCGGCGCCCGGTGAACCGGACCCGCGCGGCGAGGACTGGCTCACCCTGGAGGACCCGCGCGGTGCGGCTGCTATCGCGTTCCAGCAGGTCGACAAGCTGCCGACTACGACGTGGCCGCAGGAGGGCGTGGCGCAGCAGTACCACTTGGACCTGGATGTGCCGGCCCTCGCGGATCTGCTGGCACAGCACGAGCGGGTGCTGGCGTTGGGTGCCACCCTGCGTTACGACCGCTCGGGCGACCCGCAGGAGCCGCTGCGCGTCTACGCCGACCCCTCGGGCCACTTGTTCTGCATTTTCGTGAGCGGCGAGCGGGCCTCCGAGCCGGCGTCCGACCCGGCGTCCCAGCCGGCGTCCCGTTCCCAGGACTGA
- a CDS encoding AI-2E family transporter, with protein MTDSGTVPPAASAARHDDLRAAESRIAGSTEEPDAATGQQLWIPGRLVRRAPAQRSWFQVGYGFTAGAILAYATAEAILRSAQVLVLVLLSAFLAVSLEPMVVGLEHLRLRRGLAVAVVLIGFTAVLGGFLALVIPPVSNEVTALTKEIPTWLQEIHDHHSQLGKIEDRYHLVAKAKAQFASGDAAGRLVSGLMAAGQIILGAVTSTFIVITLTIYFLVGMPTVRDFGLRFVSARNRPRSQDLTDRILLQVGRYMLANLATSALAGLATFIWCMAVGVPYAAVLGFLVALMDMVPVIGSTVGGAAVSLVALSVSVPTAVASLVFYIVFRFAEDHLINPLTMKYTVRIHPIATMIAVLVMGTLMGLVGALIAVPAATAVSLILQEVVFPKRDQAV; from the coding sequence ATGACTGACAGCGGGACGGTTCCGCCAGCGGCGTCCGCGGCACGCCACGACGATCTGCGGGCTGCGGAATCGCGCATAGCGGGGTCTACAGAGGAGCCGGACGCAGCGACCGGGCAGCAGCTGTGGATTCCCGGTCGGCTGGTACGGCGGGCGCCCGCACAGCGGTCGTGGTTTCAGGTGGGGTACGGGTTCACCGCCGGTGCGATCCTGGCTTATGCGACGGCGGAGGCGATCCTGCGTTCAGCGCAGGTTCTGGTCCTCGTTCTGCTGTCGGCGTTCCTGGCGGTCAGCCTGGAGCCGATGGTGGTGGGCCTGGAGCATCTCCGACTGCGCCGCGGCTTGGCGGTCGCCGTGGTACTGATCGGGTTCACCGCTGTGCTGGGCGGCTTCCTCGCCCTGGTCATCCCGCCGGTGAGTAACGAGGTCACCGCCTTGACCAAGGAGATCCCCACCTGGCTCCAGGAGATCCACGACCATCACTCGCAGCTGGGGAAGATCGAGGACCGCTACCATCTGGTCGCCAAGGCCAAGGCGCAGTTCGCGTCCGGGGACGCCGCGGGCAGACTCGTGTCCGGTCTGATGGCCGCCGGCCAGATCATCCTCGGCGCGGTCACCTCGACCTTCATCGTCATCACCCTGACGATCTACTTCCTCGTCGGGATGCCGACGGTGCGCGACTTCGGCCTGCGGTTCGTGAGCGCGCGCAACCGTCCCCGCAGCCAGGACCTGACCGACCGGATCCTGCTCCAGGTCGGCCGGTACATGCTGGCCAACCTGGCCACCTCGGCGCTGGCCGGTCTGGCCACCTTCATCTGGTGCATGGCCGTCGGTGTTCCGTACGCGGCCGTGCTCGGCTTCCTGGTCGCTCTGATGGACATGGTGCCGGTCATCGGCTCGACGGTCGGCGGCGCCGCGGTCAGTCTGGTCGCCCTGTCGGTCTCCGTGCCGACCGCTGTCGCCTCGCTGGTCTTCTACATCGTGTTCCGGTTCGCCGAGGACCACCTGATCAACCCGCTCACGATGAAGTACACGGTACGGATCCACCCCATCGCGACCATGATCGCGGTGCTGGTCATGGGAACCTTGATGGGCCTGGTCGGCGCCCTGATCGCGGTACCGGCGGCCACCGCGGTCAGCCTGATCCTTCAAGAGGTGGTCTTTCCCAAGCGCGACCAGGCTGTCTGA
- a CDS encoding sirohydrochlorin chelatase — MNGADGAKPGPNDSAAGTLILPTAGVARASVVLVGGHEGGADVDVEPSIEREALFRAASARRDLKTTVEQALESNDLPVCVVPMTLGRDPGLVADTARALMAVTDGAAGGRLVLADPFGTATLLTGWLRVAVAQAAGSPCSPDLAVVLTANAANKFDDAELCRIAHLVKVQARLSWVEVAFRDGDPAPAEVVERCETLGARRIALVPADFRSVGGPPASGVINGEPLLSSATVSGVLATRTAAALLKLSRGDDGIAAGLNA; from the coding sequence GTGAACGGCGCCGACGGCGCCAAGCCCGGGCCCAACGACAGCGCAGCCGGGACATTGATTCTGCCGACGGCAGGTGTCGCGCGGGCTTCCGTGGTCCTCGTCGGCGGCCACGAGGGTGGCGCGGATGTGGATGTGGAGCCGTCGATCGAGCGTGAGGCGCTCTTTCGGGCGGCGTCGGCGCGCCGGGATCTGAAAACGACCGTGGAACAGGCGCTCGAGAGCAACGATCTGCCGGTGTGTGTGGTGCCGATGACGTTGGGCCGCGACCCGGGGCTGGTCGCGGACACCGCGCGGGCGCTGATGGCCGTGACCGACGGCGCGGCCGGCGGCCGGCTCGTCCTGGCCGACCCTTTCGGCACCGCGACCCTTCTGACCGGCTGGCTCCGTGTAGCGGTGGCCCAGGCCGCCGGCTCACCCTGTTCGCCCGACCTCGCGGTGGTGTTGACCGCGAACGCCGCGAACAAGTTCGACGACGCGGAACTCTGCCGCATCGCCCACCTGGTCAAGGTCCAGGCAAGGCTGTCGTGGGTGGAAGTCGCCTTCCGCGACGGCGACCCCGCGCCCGCCGAGGTCGTCGAACGCTGCGAGACACTCGGTGCACGGCGGATCGCCTTGGTCCCCGCGGACTTCCGCTCAGTCGGCGGCCCGCCGGCGAGCGGAGTCATCAACGGCGAACCGCTCCTCTCCTCCGCGACGGTCTCCGGCGTCCTCGCCACGCGCACCGCCGCGGCGCTGCTCAAGCTCAGCCGGGGCGACGACGGGATCGCCGCCGGACTGAACGCCTGA
- a CDS encoding hydrophobic protein: MGVILLVLLLALLLGGLGFAAHALWIVAVVVFLAWLVGFGISRGEAAGGGRRRWYGRW; this comes from the coding sequence ATGGGTGTCATTTTGCTGGTCCTGCTGCTGGCCCTGTTGCTGGGCGGCCTGGGCTTCGCGGCGCACGCGCTGTGGATCGTCGCCGTGGTGGTGTTCCTGGCGTGGCTGGTCGGCTTCGGCATCAGCCGCGGCGAGGCCGCCGGAGGCGGACGTCGCCGCTGGTACGGCCGCTGGTAG
- a CDS encoding L-threonylcarbamoyladenylate synthase, giving the protein MTVSAEDIKKAAGVLRAGGLVALPTETVYGLGADAEDPAALAKVFLAKGRPPTHPLIVHIGGAEQLDDWAEQIPDAARTLAERFWPGPLTLVLRRGARVALEATGGLETVAVRVPDHPVALALLAEFGGGIAAPSANRFGSVSPTTADHVRAELGDRVDFVLDGGPCRVGVESTIVDATGPTLAVLRPGGVTEEDLAEVLGTPIALDSSGRVRAPGQHPSHYAPAARVRLVEPDRVAAEARIAHEEGQRVGVLLPPALADVPVKADVVVPVPDSAAEYAHRLYGLLREFDQHGCDVVIASLPADEGLGTAIANRLRRAAGPRQG; this is encoded by the coding sequence GTGACGGTCAGTGCAGAGGACATCAAGAAGGCGGCCGGCGTGCTGCGCGCCGGGGGCCTGGTCGCCCTCCCCACCGAGACGGTGTACGGGCTCGGTGCCGATGCCGAGGATCCGGCGGCGCTCGCCAAGGTCTTCCTGGCCAAGGGCCGTCCGCCGACGCATCCGCTCATCGTCCACATCGGCGGCGCCGAGCAGCTGGACGACTGGGCCGAGCAGATTCCGGACGCGGCTCGGACGCTGGCCGAGCGGTTCTGGCCCGGGCCGCTGACTCTGGTGCTGCGGCGCGGGGCGCGGGTGGCGCTGGAGGCGACCGGGGGGCTGGAGACGGTGGCGGTGCGGGTCCCGGACCACCCGGTGGCGTTGGCGCTGCTGGCCGAGTTCGGCGGCGGGATCGCCGCGCCGTCGGCCAACCGCTTCGGCTCGGTCAGCCCCACCACCGCCGACCACGTGCGCGCCGAGCTCGGCGACCGGGTCGACTTCGTGCTCGACGGCGGCCCGTGCCGGGTCGGCGTGGAGTCCACGATCGTGGACGCGACCGGTCCGACCCTGGCCGTCCTGCGTCCCGGCGGCGTCACCGAGGAGGACCTCGCCGAGGTCCTGGGCACGCCGATCGCGCTCGACTCCTCCGGCCGGGTCCGCGCCCCGGGCCAGCACCCTTCGCACTACGCCCCCGCGGCCCGGGTGCGGCTGGTCGAGCCGGACCGGGTGGCCGCCGAGGCACGGATCGCCCACGAGGAGGGCCAGCGCGTGGGTGTGCTGCTGCCTCCCGCGCTGGCCGACGTGCCGGTCAAGGCCGACGTCGTGGTGCCGGTGCCGGATTCGGCGGCCGAGTACGCGCACCGGCTCTACGGCCTGCTGCGCGAGTTCGACCAGCACGGATGCGACGTGGTCATCGCCTCGCTGCCGGCCGACGAGGGCCTCGGGACGGCGATCGCCAACCGGCTGCGCCGCGCTGCCGGGCCGCGGCAGGGCTGA
- a CDS encoding MFS transporter: MSTVNAEPATTPPPLTVRQRTFSSLKVPNYRLYMTGQSISLIGTWMQMTAQSWLVLTLTHSSTALGLVVALQTLPVLFLGPYGGVVADRADKQRLMVYLQSAMGVQALILGLLTVLGVVRFWEVCALAVVLGMNNAFENATRQSFVREMVGRDELRNAITLNSVMVNAARAVGPAVGGVLIAVVGIGVCFLLNAASFVAVVTSLVRMDRSALRPSPPAPRARGQLREGLRYAAATPTIAIPLAMMSLVGLLAYEFQVSLPVFVERTFHGGSVSFGLITSAMGVGAVVGGLFTAARGRTGVRPMIIASAGFGVSMLAAAYAPVFALSCAVMLLVGWASVSFIAIGNSTIQLSSDPEKRGRMIALWQVAFQGTTPIGGPLVGWVIAISDPRSGLALGGLSCLVAGAGGLMLVRRAAGRTARDQAQDRPAAEPA; encoded by the coding sequence ATGAGCACCGTCAACGCCGAACCGGCGACCACGCCGCCCCCGCTGACCGTCCGGCAGCGCACCTTCTCCTCGCTCAAGGTTCCCAACTACCGCCTGTACATGACCGGCCAGTCCATATCCCTGATCGGGACCTGGATGCAGATGACGGCTCAGTCCTGGCTGGTGCTCACGCTCACGCACTCCAGTACCGCGCTCGGCCTGGTCGTCGCGCTCCAGACCCTGCCGGTGCTGTTCCTGGGCCCCTATGGCGGCGTCGTCGCCGACCGTGCCGACAAGCAGCGGCTCATGGTCTACCTGCAGAGCGCGATGGGCGTTCAGGCACTCATCCTCGGCCTGCTGACGGTCCTGGGCGTGGTCAGGTTCTGGGAGGTCTGCGCGCTGGCCGTGGTCCTGGGCATGAACAACGCCTTTGAGAACGCCACCCGCCAGTCCTTCGTGCGCGAGATGGTCGGCCGTGACGAGCTGCGCAACGCCATAACGCTCAACTCGGTGATGGTGAACGCGGCGCGCGCTGTGGGCCCCGCGGTCGGCGGCGTGCTGATCGCCGTGGTCGGCATCGGGGTCTGCTTCCTGCTCAACGCGGCCAGCTTCGTCGCCGTGGTCACCTCCCTGGTGCGCATGGACCGCTCCGCCCTGCGGCCGAGTCCGCCGGCGCCGCGGGCACGCGGCCAGTTGCGCGAGGGGCTGCGCTATGCCGCGGCGACCCCGACGATCGCGATCCCGCTGGCGATGATGAGCCTGGTCGGGCTGCTGGCGTACGAGTTCCAGGTTTCGTTGCCGGTGTTCGTGGAGCGGACCTTCCACGGCGGCTCGGTCTCCTTCGGCCTGATCACGTCGGCGATGGGCGTGGGCGCGGTCGTCGGCGGACTGTTCACCGCGGCCCGGGGCCGTACCGGGGTGCGGCCGATGATCATCGCCTCGGCCGGCTTCGGCGTGTCGATGCTGGCTGCCGCCTACGCCCCGGTGTTCGCGCTGTCCTGTGCGGTGATGCTGCTGGTCGGCTGGGCCAGCGTCTCGTTCATCGCGATCGGCAACTCGACCATCCAGCTGTCCTCCGACCCGGAGAAGCGCGGCCGGATGATCGCCTTGTGGCAGGTGGCGTTCCAGGGCACGACGCCGATCGGCGGCCCGCTGGTGGGCTGGGTGATCGCGATCTCGGACCCGCGCTCGGGGCTGGCGCTCGGCGGCCTGTCCTGCCTGGTGGCCGGGGCCGGGGGCCTGATGCTGGTACGCCGGGCCGCGGGGCGCACGGCGCGGGACCAGGCCCAGGACCGGCCGGCGGCCGAACCGGCGTGA
- a CDS encoding ABC transporter ATP-binding protein: protein MTVAEALAPEPESETPQTQTQTQNENQNENQTETQTEPQTQPSRLGRIRALFSADAVPRHEIDDLAADPYVATWTRGYAEVAAASFWSNARRMPDLLRLTLRTAAGQSRWRVVTLLVLQLLSGVFQALGLLATTGVLAALFTGRPTPDRISAALPSLILIAAFTAATTLASSISSLMQSQLSPAMDAAALARIQELCTGVELVAFDQAGWFDTENAAERGAVSPHFMLQATVRILAGLATVGSAILVVGFVNPLLLPLILVTIVPRWWAAVRVARMDYKVFVRQAEGRRRVNQIAYIGQSIQQAAEVRALSMSEYLAGRYRRISRRILAENIALQRAETMSQILGDTIAGIAVAGVYIVLGLLLWKSEIPLAAGGTAVIAIGRAQSSLMQMITSVNSLFAEGLYFDGYLRFCEKAESLVPSPGTVPVPDDFEAITVEDVSFTYEGAERPALRDASLTITRGQVVALVGENGAAKTTLAKLLGRGYLPDTGTIRWDGADTALMEPNELRARIAYIGQDGARFPFTARENIRVGDWTRTDDPAIEGAAAAAGAHEFITGLPNGYATLMDRSLSWGTNVSGGQHQRINLARGFYRQGTLVIADEPTSNLDAAAEIDFYNRLRSYGGTIVMVTHRLNAVQACADHIYVLEHGRISAHGTHEELMADPAGGWYRDSYLLQQNSFTTRADSAAAGGPGRVSAPMGE from the coding sequence GTGACAGTCGCCGAGGCCCTGGCGCCCGAACCGGAATCAGAGACCCCACAGACCCAGACTCAGACTCAGAACGAGAACCAGAACGAGAACCAGACCGAGACTCAGACCGAGCCCCAGACTCAGCCCTCGCGCCTGGGGCGCATCAGAGCACTGTTCTCCGCGGACGCGGTCCCCCGGCACGAGATCGACGACCTGGCCGCCGACCCCTACGTCGCCACCTGGACCCGCGGCTACGCCGAGGTCGCCGCGGCCAGCTTCTGGTCCAACGCCCGCCGCATGCCGGACCTGCTCCGGCTCACCCTGCGCACCGCTGCCGGGCAGTCGCGGTGGCGCGTCGTCACCCTGCTCGTCCTGCAACTGCTCTCCGGGGTGTTCCAGGCCCTCGGGCTGCTGGCCACCACCGGGGTGCTGGCCGCGCTGTTCACCGGCCGCCCGACGCCGGACCGGATCTCCGCCGCGCTGCCCTCGCTGATCCTCATCGCCGCGTTCACCGCCGCCACCACGCTCGCCTCCAGCATCAGCTCCCTGATGCAGTCCCAGCTGAGTCCGGCGATGGACGCCGCCGCCCTGGCCCGCATCCAGGAGCTGTGCACCGGCGTGGAACTGGTCGCCTTCGACCAGGCCGGCTGGTTCGACACGGAGAACGCGGCCGAGCGCGGCGCGGTGTCCCCGCACTTCATGCTGCAGGCCACCGTGCGGATCCTGGCCGGGCTGGCCACGGTCGGCTCGGCGATCCTGGTGGTCGGGTTCGTGAACCCGCTGCTGCTGCCGCTGATCCTGGTCACGATCGTGCCGCGCTGGTGGGCCGCGGTGCGGGTGGCGCGCATGGACTACAAGGTGTTCGTCCGGCAGGCCGAGGGCCGCCGCCGCGTGAACCAGATCGCGTACATCGGGCAGTCGATCCAGCAGGCCGCCGAGGTGCGCGCGCTGAGCATGTCGGAGTACCTGGCCGGCCGCTACCGGCGTATCTCCCGCCGCATCCTGGCGGAGAACATCGCCCTGCAGCGCGCCGAGACGATGTCCCAGATCCTCGGCGACACCATCGCCGGGATCGCGGTCGCGGGGGTGTACATCGTGCTGGGGCTGCTGCTGTGGAAGAGCGAGATCCCGCTGGCCGCCGGCGGGACCGCCGTCATCGCCATCGGCCGGGCCCAGTCCTCCCTGATGCAGATGATCACCAGTGTGAACTCCCTGTTCGCCGAAGGGCTGTACTTCGACGGATACCTGCGCTTCTGCGAGAAGGCCGAATCGCTCGTCCCCAGCCCCGGGACGGTCCCGGTCCCCGACGACTTCGAGGCCATCACCGTCGAGGACGTCAGCTTCACCTACGAGGGGGCCGAGCGGCCCGCGCTGCGCGACGCCAGCCTTACCATCACCCGGGGCCAGGTCGTGGCGCTGGTCGGCGAGAACGGCGCGGCCAAGACCACCCTGGCCAAGCTGCTGGGCCGCGGCTACCTCCCCGACACCGGCACGATCCGCTGGGACGGCGCGGACACCGCGCTCATGGAACCGAACGAACTCCGGGCCCGCATCGCCTACATCGGCCAGGACGGCGCCCGCTTCCCGTTCACCGCCCGGGAGAACATCCGCGTCGGCGACTGGACCCGCACCGACGACCCCGCGATCGAGGGCGCGGCCGCCGCCGCCGGCGCGCACGAGTTCATCACCGGCCTGCCCAACGGCTACGCCACCTTGATGGACCGCTCCCTGTCCTGGGGCACCAACGTCTCCGGCGGCCAACACCAGCGCATCAACCTGGCGCGCGGCTTCTACCGGCAGGGAACCCTGGTCATCGCCGACGAGCCGACGTCCAACCTGGACGCCGCCGCCGAGATCGACTTCTACAACCGGCTCCGCTCCTACGGCGGCACCATCGTCATGGTCACCCACCGGCTGAACGCGGTCCAGGCCTGCGCCGACCACATTTACGTCCTGGAGCACGGCCGGATCTCGGCCCACGGCACCCACGAGGAGCTGATGGCCGACCCGGCCGGCGGCTGGTACCGCGACAGCTACCTGTTGCAGCAGAACTCGTTCACCACGCGGGCCGATTCGGCGGCCGCCGGCGGGCCGGGACGGGTTTCGGCGCC
- a CDS encoding class I SAM-dependent methyltransferase, which translates to MDQRTDASGSGPGTITPDGCAVQLYLLLPSRGEAELVHAAVPEHANVIELGCGTGRISTPLARLGHRVVGVDESAEMLERCREIETVRSSIEELDLTERFDVVLLPSHLVNSPEPLRTQLLESARRHLAPSGKVVIQRHRPGWVRTVTDTMSDDGTIRSILTVLERPTPDRLRARIRYEAGGAAWEQEFVTQELDDDALPDALAAAGLQLGQLLTDSGDWFTAEARD; encoded by the coding sequence GTGGACCAGCGAACGGACGCCTCCGGCAGCGGACCGGGAACGATCACTCCCGACGGCTGTGCGGTCCAGCTCTACCTGCTGCTGCCGAGCAGGGGCGAAGCAGAGCTCGTGCACGCCGCCGTGCCCGAACACGCGAACGTCATCGAACTCGGCTGCGGCACCGGACGGATCAGCACCCCGTTGGCGCGCCTCGGGCACCGGGTCGTCGGCGTGGACGAGTCGGCCGAGATGCTGGAGCGGTGCCGGGAGATCGAGACGGTGCGCTCGTCGATCGAGGAGCTGGACCTCACGGAGCGATTCGACGTCGTCCTGCTCCCGTCTCACCTGGTCAACAGCCCCGAGCCACTGCGAACCCAGCTGCTGGAGTCCGCACGGCGCCACCTCGCACCGAGCGGGAAGGTCGTGATCCAGCGGCACCGGCCGGGGTGGGTGCGTACCGTCACCGACACGATGTCCGACGACGGAACGATCCGCAGCATCCTGACGGTGCTCGAACGCCCCACGCCGGACCGACTGCGCGCACGGATCCGCTACGAGGCCGGCGGCGCGGCATGGGAGCAGGAGTTCGTCACCCAGGAGTTGGACGACGATGCTCTGCCGGACGCTTTGGCGGCGGCAGGACTGCAACTGGGGCAGCTGCTGACGGACAGCGGCGATTGGTTCACCGCCGAAGCTCGCGACTGA